From the Planktothricoides raciborskii GIHE-MW2 genome, the window ATGATGAAGATTTTGCTAATTTGCGCGATCGCACAAAACTGATTCCTTAAGGCGATCGCATATAATCACCTTTTTAATATTTTCCCAGGTTTAGGACACAGAGGACACAGCATGGCTGTGTCCCTACGGGGGGTTTTTGGGGAATGCGATCGCGTTTTCGCCCTTGGGGGAAAACGCGATCGCCTATTTACTGACTACTTTTTATCTGATGTTCAACATAAGAACGCAGCACAGCATTCATCAGAGATTGATAACCTTTTCCTTGGCTTTTGAACCAATCCAATACATCGGGATCGACCCTTAAAGAAATCGCTTGTTTGGTCAGAGGCTTCACCAGTTTTGCGTTTGACCAAAAATTCGCATCTAATTCAGGAATATCAGATGTATCAATGGCAGATTCTGGAATATTTTCTAATTCTTTAAGTCGCTTGGGTGAGATAGTCATAGTAAGTATTTTTCTCCTGACGAGTGGCTTTTCTGGCAGAGATGATGCGGATAACTCTATTTCTTTCAGTATGCAGTGACGATAACGACACCTTGTATGGCACCAATACTGATTTCTCGAATTTCTCCGTAGTCGAAACGCTCATCAATGGCGGTAAAAACGATTCCGTCAAAGATTTCTTGAGCTTCCTCAAAGCTAATGCCATGTTTTTTGAGATTTTGGGCGTTTTTATTTTCATCCCATTCAAACTGCATGATTATGTATATACAAAATGTATTTTTTTATTATGATGTAGCATAAATAAAGGCGATCGAGGCAATGGGGCGATCGCATATCATCGCATTCTTAATATTTTCCCAGGTTTAGGACACAAAGGACACAGCAATGCGGTGTCCCTACGGGGGGTTTTTGGGGGGTTTTTGGGCAATGCGATATAACAGATGAGCGATCGCTCATCAATCCGCCAAGCTGATTGCCAAAATTTTTTTCTATCTTTATAATAGAGTCAACCACAAAAGAACTAAGCAGAGAGTCTATGCCTACATATAACGAGGTACTTACTCAAGTTGAAAATCTAACGAGAGTCGAGAAAATCCGCTTATTAAAAGACCTCAATAATCTCCTGAATTTTGGAGGCGAATTAGACGGGGATAATCAGATAATTCCGCCGGATGAAATCGCAGAAAAATCAGCAGCGTGGCCAGATGATTTAGGCGAACAATCTTCGGTAATCGCTTCTCAAGAACTTAAATCAAAAATAGATCGCTTATCTCCTGAACGGCTGCTGGTTGCGGCTGATTTCTTAGCTTATTTAGCAGAACGGGAAAGCAACGATGCTACAGAAGAATTATTGAAAATTCCTGGTTTTCTAGAAGTCTTTAATCAAGCTAAAAAAAATGTAGTAGCAGGGAAGGTGACAACCGTTGACAAACTCAAACGAAAATACTGATGCAAACCTTGATTTTTATTCAGTTTTGCTAAGTTTTGATGCTCGGGATTTTTTTGAAGAATCTGATGCGCCTTTGCAACGCAAGCTAGACCGATGTTTTGAGAGATTGAAAGTCGATCCTCGCAGTCATCCTAACATTAAATCACTCAAAGGAGACTTAGCCGGATACTATCGCTATCGCGTTGGAGATTATCGAGTTGTCTATTGCATTGACGAGGGGACAAAGCAGGTAATTGTTACTGCGATCGCTCATCGCAGTGAGGTATATTAAAGCGATCGCATTTTCCGTCTTGGGATTAGGAAAAAAGGGCGATTCCGCTTTGATCGGAGGGCGAAGCATTCGCGCCGATAATTTTTCGGTTAAAAGTGAAGATATATCCGCGAATGCTTCGCCCAAGGCCATCGTGTTTTACAACCAACTCTTTAATCACTAGATGATGTACACATAAATAGCATTTGGCCATCGCCTCCCTTCTCCGCAGCCATACAACAAACTAATGTTTCATTACCGTGTTCAGGCTCGGTAGGAGGAGATATCTCTACTTGGTAGATAAAATGCTGGCTTTCCGGTTGTAAACCCAATAATTCTAGAGCATTGGTAAACCGATGATTTTCCGTATAAAATACTAGCTGTTTTTTCTGGCAATCATTAATATTAAGAATTGCTTCTACTTGTTTTGCTTTTTTTATTGAATTAAACATTGTCACTATAGAAATAGTGGAGAGAATGCCGATAATAATTATCACAAACAACAGTTCTACCAGAGTAAAACCTGAGTTCGGCTTGCGATCGAGAAAGCCAAAATAACTAAAAATGGATTTCATGGATGTTTATAATAAAAATTGAAATCAACTATTCAATTTAATTAACAAGACTTCGTGATAGCCACCAACCTATGTTCGTAGCCATCACGAAGTGTGCCTGATTAATAGTGGTGTATATCTTGAATGACTACCCAGAATCAGAATTTTAGTCACCATAAGAGGGTAGTAAAAAAATTACTGCCAAAACCATCGCCAACGGTAACAATCTGTCTGCCATACACCTGGTCGCGACGAACTAACAGCCTTGCCCCATACATTGTTATTACCGTACTTCCATTGACAGAGCTTATTCCGATCGACAGGAGGTGTCCCAGATGGTATTCCTCCTTTCTGCTGCCAATAATTCATATTATCTGCTGTAGTTAGACGACCTAAGCGTTCGTCTCTTGTAAACCACCAAGCATCGGCTGGCTGGGCGTGAGAAAAAAGAACTACACCAGCAACTAAGGCCGCTATTGGTATTTTCCTAAATTGTGCTGATTTTACCATGACTTATTCTCTCCTATTTTAACGCTTAAATTTCTCTGAGGAGGATTTATATACAATTATCTTCTTAAGTTTCGATAAATGGAACTGACACCGTGTCAGAATATGTAATCAATTTAATGTCATTCAATGTCAGGTGTGATGACATAAGTCATCTCTTGTCAGATTATTTGTGATAAAATCATAAAAAAATACCAATCACAGCAATGGACATCGATGTATTAAAGTTTACAGATAGTTTATTTTTTTCCGAGACGGGTCAACATATAAATCGTCTCCAAAAGGTGATTTTGACAGGAACACTGCATGGTCATAAATATAGCGAAATAGCCAAAGCGGAAAACTGTACCGAAGGTCATGTGAGAAATGTTGCGTCACAATTATGGCAAGTTCTCTCCAATGCTTTAGAGCAAGAAGTGAATAAATCTAATTTGTCTGATATATTACATCGTTATAATTTTTCGATTATTATTTCATCAGAATTTGTGAATATTAATCAGATGACTTTGTGCAATAATATACAGAAATTAGAAGTCATCAATAATTGCTCGCCCGTTCCCCCTTCCCCTCCAGCCCCAGCAAATCCTCCTCCACTATATATAGACTTAGGTGACGCCCCAGAAATCTTCACCTTTTACGATTCGCCTAGGGGTGATTTCGGTTCACGCACCACCGAACTCGCCACCCTAGAACAATGGATCTCAAACGACGGGTTTAACAGGGGCGATATTCTTCCTTCCCGCACAAAAATCGCCGCAATTTTAGGCATGAGTGGCATTGGCAAAACTGCCTTGGCTATCCGCTTAATAGACAGAATCAAAACCCAATTTAATTACGTTATCTATCGGAGTCTCCGGTTTTCACCCCCCCTGGAAACCATGCTGACAAACCTGCTACAAATTTTCTCCGAATCAGCAGAAAATTCCCCGCCCGTTTGGGGCAAGCAGGGAATCGCTAATAGTCAAATTTTTAACTACTTACGGCAGCATCGTTGCTTAATCGTATTCGATGACTTAGAAGCACTTTTTAGTGACGGTAAGCTTGCCGGACAATATAAACCAGGTCATGAAGATTATCAGCGATCTTTACAACAAGTTACCGAAGTAAATCATCATAGTTGTTTCATTTTAATTAGTTCCGAACAACCTAGAGAAATTGCCGAATTAGAAAAATCAAACTATCCGATTCATTCCTTAGTTTTAGGCGGTATAGGCATCGCGGCGAAAGATATTTTAACCGGGCATCAGTTATCCGATGAATCAATGTGGGAAACCCTGATTAATCTGTATCAAGGCAATCCTCTCTGGTTAAATATAACGGCGACTCTAATTGCCGAATTATTTGGCGGCAGTGTAGCTGATTTTTTGCAATACGATATGCCCATGTTAGATGAATCATTACGCTGGCGATTAGAGCAACAATTTCAGCGATTAACCGAGCCCGAAATTGCGGTAATTACTCAGCTTGCCTACTCAACAGAAGCCGTGGCATTATCGCAACTGTTAAACGAATTAACATTATCTCCTACCGAGTTAATCAATGCTGTGCGATCGCTGGTGAGGCGATTTATTGTGGAAACAGAAGAACGGGGCAAAATAACTTGTTTTACGTTAAATCCGGTGGTAGCGCAATATGTGAAAACTAGGCAATAGAATAGAGAAACCCGGTTTCTTGAAGAAACCGGGTTTCTAACTAACCGTCTAACTGCTGGGAAAGCAACTGATTGGTTAACTTCGGATCGGCCCGTCCGCCACTTTTCTTGATCACTTGACCGACAAAAAAGCCTTTTAGTTGCTTCTTGCCGCCACGATATTTTGCCAACTCATCAGGATGGGCGGCCAAAACTTCAGCAATCATGACTTCTAAAGCCCCGGTATCAGAAATTTGGATTAATCCCTTACTTTCCACCAGGGCTTTCGGAGAACCGCCAGCGGTGAGTAATTCTGGCAGAATATCCTTGGCAATTTTGCCGCTAATCGTGCCTGCTTGAATTAAAGAAATCAGTTCGCTGAGTTCCGCAGGCTTTAGGGCAATTTGATCGATAGTCAGTTTCTCGTTTTTCAAATAGCCGGTGATATCGCCCATAATCCAGTTAGCGGCTAGTTTGGCATCGGCACCAGCTTGTAAAGTGGCTTCAAAATATTCGGCAACGCTGCGATCGTCCGTCAGCACGCGAGTATCGTAAGCAGAAAGGCCGATATTATTCTCATAACGATGCCGTTTGGCCGCAGGAAGTTCGGGTAGTTGGGACTTCCACTCTTCTAACTGGTATGCAGGTATCTCGATTGGGCCGAGATCCGGTTCGGGGAAATAACGATAGTCACTAGAACCCTCTTTGGAACGCATACTAATCGTGCGTTGACTGCCTTCTTCCCAGAGACGGGTTTCTTGGAAAATCTTTTCCCCGGATTCTAGGGCTTCAATTTGCCGCTCAATTTCATAGTCGATCGCCCGTTGAATAGCGCTAAAGGAGTTCATATTCTTGATTTCTACCTTAACGCCAAACTCTTTTTGTCCCACGGGACGAATGGAAATATTCACATCACAGCGTAAAGAACCTTCCTGCATATTGCCATCGCTGACCCCCAGGTAGCGGACAATGCGCTGGAGTTCTTGGCCATATTCCGCTGCTTCAGCCCCGGAACGGATATCTGGTTCCGAGACAATTTCCATCAACGGCACCCCAGTGCGGTTGAAGTCTACCAAGGAGTGAGTCGAACCCGCGAGGCGATCGCTCCCTCCATGCACTAACTTACCCGCATCCTCTTCCATGTGTAAGCGAGTAATGCCGATTTTCTTGCGGGCAGCATTGCCGTCATCATCAATTAATTCAATTTCCAGATAACCATGTTCCGCGATCGGCAAGTCATACTGAGAAATTTGATAATTTTTCGGCAAATCGGGATAAAAATACTGTTTTCGGTCAAATTTACTGTACTTGGCAATCTGGCAGTTAAGAGCTAATCCGGTTTTCACCGCATATTCCAGCACTCGCTCATTGAGTACGGGCAACACTCCGGGCATTCCCATACACACGGGACAAACATTCGTGTTGGGAGGAGTGCCAAATTCCGTAGAACAATGACAAAAAATCTTAGTGTCAGACTTTACCTGGCAGTGAGTTTCCAGACCAATAATGGCTTCGTACTTCGTTTTAACTGGTGTAGCTGTGGTCATGGGCCAACAATTTGCGACTAAGCGATAATTCGCTTCTATTTTAGCGGTCTATTGCCCCGAAGCGTTGCGTTAATCGTTGACCAGGGGTGTGGGGAGCGGAGGAGCAGGGGAGCGGAGGAGCAGGGGTGGAAACAGTCAACAGTCTGTAGGGGCGAATGGCCATTCGCCCCTACCAGTCAACCATTAACAAACAACAAACAACAAACAACAATTTCCTAAAACAACAAACAACCAAAGAATCCCTACCCAAAGAATCCCTACCCAAAGAATCCCTACCCAAAGAATCCCTACCCAAAGAATCCCTACCCAACAACTAACAACCAACAAAAGAATCCCTACCCAACAACAAAAGAATCCCTAACAACCAACAAAAGAATCCCTACCCACCAACAACCAACAACAGTTCCCCACCTATTAATCCTAATAACAATACCGGCCATTTTTGGGCTTAGAATTTTCCTGTCCTTGCCGCAAAGCCCCCAACAAAGTAGACACAAAAACGCACCGTTTTTTCTTGCCACTATCCCGCAGCGCCACCGTGACTCTGCCTAACTGACCATTGGCATGACCTTTATGATTAAACTGTACTCGCCAAACTCCTGTGGCAGGATGCTTATACAAAGTCGTCTCCGCTGCATCAATTTTTACTGAGGGATTTAAATCATGCCAACCCGCATCCAATGGGTTTATCGTCACTGGATGAACCGCCCATTGTGCAGTATTATTTTGCTCTCGAAAACTGACTTGATAAATCACTTTTTGTTCGGTGGCTTTGCTCTTGGCTTGGAGCATTGCTGAATATAAGGTACTCTGAGCATTATTCACTCGAGTAGTATTTAGCAATGATAGCCAACTAGGAATCGCGATCGCGCCTAAAAGACTGATAATAAAAACCACCAGCAAAAGCTCTAGAAGCGTAAAGCCACTGGACGGAAGAAAATTATTCGCTCCATTTCTAGCATTGCTCGCATTTCTCCAAGAAGAAACCGGGTTTCTGCTATGAATATCAGCAGTTAACTGTGGGATGCGAAGAAGAAACCCGGTTTCTGTGATTCGCGAATCACCCCTACATCGATCTGGGCGATCGGTAAATCCTGAATCAGAAATTTTTCCGGCTTTTCTTAACCGGAAAACTTTCCCTAATCTTTCCCCCCTTTCAAAGGGGAGCGAGGGGGGATAATCCGCTAAATGCCGCAGTAAATGCAACTTTTCTGATGGTTTAGTTAAATCAGACATAATTACTTGACTCTGGATCAATCAAGGGAAAATGAACTTCCCCGTATTTTACTTGGACTCGATAGCCCAGAACACTTGGCTGAACATCATTTCCATTGCCCTCTTTACCATTCCAAGCCACTGTATTCGTTCCCACTGTTGCAATACCAATAACCAAAGAATCCCTACCCAAAGAATCCCTACCCAAAGAATCCCTACCCAAAGAATCCCTACCCAACAACCAATAACTAATAGCTAATTGTTACACTTATCTCCCTCAGCGGTTTTCAGCGCGCCCAAAGTAGTCTTGACAAAAACACATTTTTTCCGCCCACCGCCATTGCCAATAACTACAGTAATTTTTTTACCTTGATCAGTAACCTTGACTTCACCTTTGTAGTCAAATTGGACTGACCATGACTCGCCAATTTTATTCATATCTGTCAGTGCTGTATCGACTTGAACTCCTGGACTACTAATAGTTCGCCATATTGGGCTACCACTGGCTGAGTTCACTGACCACTGGATCGCAGGGTTACCATTGGCATTTTGGCCATTTTTAAACCGCGCTTCCCAAGTAGTCTTTCTCACCTTGGCTTTGCTTTGGGCATCCCGCATGGCTTGGAATACTTCTGATTGAGCATTACTAATTTTGTTATTGTTGACTAGGGAGATCCAACTGGGAATTCCCAGGGCAGCCAGAATTCCGATCATGACTACGACCACTAATAACTCTAATAGGGTAAAGCCAGATGTATTAGAGTGGTGCTTCAGCCAATTTTTCCTAGTTGGTAGATTAATCATAGTATTGGGTAGGGATTCTTTTGTTATTGGGTAGGGATTCTTTTGTTATTGGGTAGGGATTCTTTGGTTGTTTGTTGTTGGGTAGGGATTATGCATGTTGTTGGTTGTTGCCCGCCCTTTGAGGGGGGGTTGGGGGGGTTGTTTGTTGGACAAATGACCAAGGACAAATGGCCAAGAACAAATGACCAAGGACAAATAACAAATAACCAATAACCATATTAATTATTCTGAAGGCTCTGGTGGTGTTCGGTTTAATAAAGTACCCGCTTTGACTCGTCTGCTGATGCTTGGTAAATAAGCAGGGTTTTGTGACTTGGGTTCTTCTCCAGCGCGGGCGGCGGCATTGCCCCGCATAAAGATTACGGCATCTTGATAACCACCGGAACCACCGGGACTGGAAACACAAGCGTAGAAACCATCAGGGGTATTTGCAGCCGGACTGAGGCTATATGTAGTGTTCACATATTTATTTTGATCACAAATGGCCTGAGTTCCTCCGGTACTTTGATTCTTATCGTCATCGATTAAGTCTACGAGTACATCATCGTTGTATTGAGTAATTTTTTTGGGGGAACAAGGTGAGTTAGTACAAGGCCATTTTTGAAATGTTGTAGTTTCCGGGTCTTGGTTATTGATGAGATATTCAGCGGTTTTGGTTAAATTTTTTAAATCATCGGTTTTATATTTCCGCATTTGATAGCGGGTGATTCTGGCTGGGCCATCCCAAGTATCATTAGTGTCAGTTCGGAGTCCATAGACGACCAAGGTGTAGCTACTTCGACTATTTTTTATGCCATAACATTCTTCTTGTAAATTAATAGGCGTAGTAGGCATATTTAAACATGATACAGGCAATGCTTCATTGCTGTTAGTGGCAGTATTATAAGGAACGGCTTCTAATTTCCAAAAAGCCAGGACAGGAGTCAACCCAGAGGGAAATGTAATAATATTGCTTAATCCTGGGCAATATTCATCTCCATTGACGGGATTTCCATCAGACTGTCTCCCACCGCCTAAGCATGAGCTTTCATAAATATAAGCGGCTTGTTCAATTTCTGAAGCAATGTAATCGATCGCTTGGCCGATTTCGATTTGAGTTTGGGTTTTGGCGGTTTCTCTTTTTTCTGTTTCCAATAAGCTGACCACTAAGGAAAGCATGGCATAGACAACGACACTAGAAACCGTGATCGCCATTAATACTTCGAGCAGGGTAAATCCGCTATCTTTGGTTTGACTTAGATAGGATCGACATCTTTTGTAAATAATTTGAATATGATTTAATTTACTCATAATTCTTATCTTTGTTATTTGTTGTTAGTTGTTGGTTATTTGTTGTTGGTTATTTGTTGTTTGTCTTGCTCAATTATGAATAACAAATAACCAATAACCAGCAACCAGTAACTTACTTTAAAAGCGCTTTGTAAACTTCGGCAGACTCATCCAAATCACTCCGAACTATTGGAGTGTAAATGGCCACCAGGGGGGCAGCGCTGGAGGTGGTGATGGCGGAAAATCCGAGAGACATGGGTTCTTTGCTTAGGGCTTGTTTGCTATTTATGGCGGCAATGGGGTAAACCCGGACCCCCATCATCAAGCCAATGGGGGTTTGGCTTTTGCTGTCTGGTGAAATGTCCTTTAATGCTGTAGTTTTGGTACGGAATGTCTGCACAGCAAACTCCTCATTTTTCAGGGTGACTCGGCACCATTGATTAGAGTTGCTGGCCGTTGGTTTGGGGGTGCTGGCGGTGGTTTTACAGGCTGTATCCTCGGCAGTCGGTGCCCCGAATGCTGCGGCTTCCCCACCCCCCGCATTCGGCGGCAGCAAGGGGGTTAGTTGGGCGAGAGATAAATCCCCCCGTTCGAGAATCAGTCGGACGCGATCGATTTCTCCTTGGGCAATTTGCATGGCCTGTTGTACTCGGTATGCCCGGACACGAGTGGCCATGGCCAACATGATGGGTGAAGTGATGGCGGTAATGGACAGACCAAAGATCACAATTGCCGCCAAGCATTCCACGAGGGTAAGTCCTTTTTCAGAAGAAGCCGGGTTTCTTTTTCGCGATAAACAGATAACTTTTGAAACAAACAGCAGAAACCCGGTTTTTTTGATGGTTAAGCGGTGCATCTGGAAGCACATTTGGCCCTCCTATTAATTACAAGCAAAACCAAGGGCGGTTCTGAGTAGGCAAATGTATGGGTCATCCCCTTTCGGTTCCCGGTAAAATTCACTGCGTTCATTACCGGGAACGAGGATCCGTCGAGCAACCGGACCGGCGGGAAGGTACTGCAAACCCACATCGTAACCCCAAACCCGGTTAGGTCGGAGGTAATAGAAAATGCGTTCGTTGCTATCCGAGGCGATTCCCGGTTCCCAGGCGTCTTGATCAAATGGCCCTGTGGCATATTGACTAAAGTTTAATTGCATGAATGACCCACGAATTGTCAGGGTTTTATCTTGACTTCCTCCATCTACACGCCAGTTTTCCAGCATTCGGGGAAAGTTAATTAAACCGCCATTTCCTTGGTTAGTTTGTGCCGGAACCACGCCATTAACCATGGTGAGATTTGCTTTCGTGTCGATCGCTCTGCCTATGTAGCTGCTGGATGCATTAAAGTCACGAGCGCTAAAGGCATTATATTGCTGGTCATATGCTTTCTGATTTTTGATATAGGGGCCGGTGGTGCTTGTCACCCTGTCAGTAATTAAAACTTCACCATTCCAGTTAATCACAATGGGAGATTTTGGAGAATTGCTGGTGGTTGGATGAGCTTCCCAGGGATTTGATAACACCCAAGATTGGGTACTAATGGAAGTTTGTGGGAATAATTGCACTGTTGGGCGATTTTGGTTGGAGTATGAAGTCCGTTGGGGTGTATTGTTTAGGCAACCATACTTCTTCTGAGTATTAGCATCGTCAATGACAGTGGTCATCGGGTCAGTGTTTAAATACCCTTCTTGAATGCTGCCATCACAGAAGTTATTAGAAATGACAGTAATCGCATCTCCAAGAACTTCTGTCGGTCGCCAATAGTCCACCTCTGGGTTGGCAAAGTTGGAGTCTACGACACGTTTTGTTGACAGACCCGTCAACTCTGTAAGGGTGTCACTGCCGTTGGAGGTATGCAGGTTAAAATCACCCTGGATGTACACTGGGTTGTCGGAGACTAGAGTTAAGCCTCGGAGAATTGACTTATTCAGCGATCCACCGGGTTTACGTCGGAGGTCTTGGCCATTTTTCAAGCGGAAGCCATAAGGACGGCGATCCGGATCGGCGTAGTAGTCGATCGCCTTGGTACTCATGCCATTGGCGTCTAATGTCGGGTCTGTGGGAGTAGAAGCATTCATTTGCGATCCTCCTGGACGGGCGATCGCATCTTCCCGGACGGCATCTTCCCGGAACACATACATAATCCCACTCTTGGGGAGCCAAGTTTCAGTGTTGTCGTTCGGGGGCGAAACAGACCGCAACATATCCACGTCCAGGTTGAGTACCCGCACATTCATTTCTTCCCGACCATTGAATAAGGCAGAATCTTTAATCGCTACCCGGCGGTTTGTAGAGTTTGTACCGTTAACAATTTGAATCACTTCTCTCTGACTATTGTTTGGTGCTGCCTGACTCTCCTCAATCTCCGTGAAAGTTATGGTACTCTGAGGCAGAACCCAATCGGTCAGATCCGCCTTTTTCGGGTTAATCTTAATGGTAGCGATATCGGCATTATCTAAGGCTTTGTATCGGTCACTTCCACTATTAATAGTGGTGATGTCAGCATCCCTAATATAAGGTTCGTCATTTGGTTGTGCATGGTCGCCTGTTCCCGCGTGACCGTGGTTCACTTTCGGGAAAATATAGTACAGGGATGGGAATTTAGGATATTTGGAGCAAAGGCGAGAGAGGCCGATAAATTGCTTTTCTGTATCAGCAGTAGGAGTACCCAAACCAAAATAATTGTTACCTGAAGTCGCGCTAATATCACAAGCACTATTGATTTGAACTGTACTGTTCACCCAAGTAGCAATACCATCAGTGGGATTATAGGTGCTGCTATTATTAGGATGATTATCTGCACTAACGTTAAAGCCATAGGTGCGATCGCGTTCTACTTGCTCCTTAGTCATCACCAACCGAGCAAGTTTAATCACATCATCGGTAATGTTTAGCTTAGTTGGATCTTTATCTCTTTCTAGCGCTGCGATATAGGCATCTGGTGGTAGATTATAATTGATTGCCGCTGGCGAGGGAATAGCAGCAAGATCGATCACCTCACCATTCGTAGAATCCTGATCTTGTAACTTCCAAAGAGCCTCACCTAGCTTTGCTATACCGCCACCTAAACCAGAGGTTTTACTATTTGCATAATTATAACTTTGCAAATAATCAATGTTATAAGCCAACATTCCTAAATTTGCGGATGCGGTTTGCAGGGTGGTTAAATCCGCAAGGCTAATATTACCAGGCGTTCCCGCTTTGGGCAAAGTAATACTGGTATTTTGATCAAAAATTCGCCGGAGATTGGAAAAATTCCCCCACATAGTTAGCTGGGGTAAGGGATGCACTTTACCCGCCTCTTGTTTGGGTGGAAATGCTCCATCTGGGTCGCCCGCAAAATAGGCCAAATTTCTTAATGCTTTGCCCAAAGGGGCGGTAGACGACAGACTGGTGCTGGTGACAGTTGGCGGTGCAAATTCCCAGCCATTCGTGCCATATCCATTAAAAAAGTCGATCGCAATGGGTTTTTGTTCTGTTCCAGTCTTGTCTTTAAAAGCAATGGTTTCAAACTTCGCGCTTTCTTTGAGTGTATTCTCTGTTCCGGGGTGAACCGTCGTCGCCACCGCCGCCACCGGGTCATAACCTTTGCTTGTATCGGTGTAGTGATAGACCAAAGTAGATTGGACGGCTGCCAAGTTGTCATA encodes:
- the hpsA gene encoding hormogonium polysaccharide biosynthesis protein HpsA; translated protein: MARNKFLTTIAGLLTNFSNRRKSQINPPTSEGYVHRQKSDGENDLTRYLTKYLKNFRNFYQSLLPSAERQNRQNSSRRWRRLMQHKLGKSFINLLQTIGQLGRYLSVPAFYRLWRNFFVAYRQRTQAGFVLPVTMLMVVVMLLVVTSLMFRAFQRSEQVIGDYQLQQVKNTSTPAIERAKAKIQLLLAPEAETEGAYYSQKSGIPSESEMEELLAGDAAYTWTGETRLTPANLGITVTPDGGKIAAWKFQSDSDGDGTNDTITAYAILVRSARKVGNKTKTIDHRLAESNPATHEVIPDNDPDNDRSKLFVVSNGPIAATSSGSTSCQPKYQSETTGASKTDAEGWFQMGGGDAVLKKNIQVYAVSLPIDNKGNLSNPVISTAQYQQDRSADRGNKWGAWFRTDIEINPAANFDWNGAIHTEGSLYIMGQKDFNGKLISEKESCFLNPKQNSDITIGGHLVNSEMTRNQTSSGAVKFELYPDASPSPVTNATDSSKYTGSPIDLSINPQAVLLQNKSVARGGEGFWENQVNSSWVNSDLATKRVSILQSGQAPPYIDDTYRADNRYGPKVGYSSKVTTPECVLGKAVGGSGCNTVTPSVEQVIRNEPPDPVLQPDDYGLDGYWERRARGQGTRIIVGQRLELGNAFGWVQDLSSPPNDIITETEDKKRGDDPLNPPRNPIANTNMNSRRHELRQRRTQYDNLAAVQSTLVYHYTDTSKGYDPVAAVATTVHPGTENTLKESAKFETIAFKDKTGTEQKPIAIDFFNGYGTNGWEFAPPTVTSTSLSSTAPLGKALRNLAYFAGDPDGAFPPKQEAGKVHPLPQLTMWGNFSNLRRIFDQNTSITLPKAGTPGNISLADLTTLQTASANLGMLAYNIDYLQSYNYANSKTSGLGGGIAKLGEALWKLQDQDSTNGEVIDLAAIPSPAAINYNLPPDAYIAALERDKDPTKLNITDDVIKLARLVMTKEQVERDRTYGFNVSADNHPNNSSTYNPTDGIATWVNSTVQINSACDISATSGNNYFGLGTPTADTEKQFIGLSRLCSKYPKFPSLYYIFPKVNHGHAGTGDHAQPNDEPYIRDADITTINSGSDRYKALDNADIATIKINPKKADLTDWVLPQSTITFTEIEESQAAPNNSQREVIQIVNGTNSTNRRVAIKDSALFNGREEMNVRVLNLDVDMLRSVSPPNDNTETWLPKSGIMYVFREDAVREDAIARPGGSQMNASTPTDPTLDANGMSTKAIDYYADPDRRPYGFRLKNGQDLRRKPGGSLNKSILRGLTLVSDNPVYIQGDFNLHTSNGSDTLTELTGLSTKRVVDSNFANPEVDYWRPTEVLGDAITVISNNFCDGSIQEGYLNTDPMTTVIDDANTQKKYGCLNNTPQRTSYSNQNRPTVQLFPQTSISTQSWVLSNPWEAHPTTSNSPKSPIVINWNGEVLITDRVTSTTGPYIKNQKAYDQQYNAFSARDFNASSSYIGRAIDTKANLTMVNGVVPAQTNQGNGGLINFPRMLENWRVDGGSQDKTLTIRGSFMQLNFSQYATGPFDQDAWEPGIASDSNERIFYYLRPNRVWGYDVGLQYLPAGPVARRILVPGNERSEFYREPKGDDPYICLLRTALGFACN